In Chryseobacterium gleum, a single genomic region encodes these proteins:
- a CDS encoding DegT/DnrJ/EryC1/StrS family aminotransferase: MIPVTQPFLPPQEEYEKYIDGIWKRNWLTNMGPLASQLEMELKDHLKLNHLLFVTNGTVAIQMAIKALGISGEVITTPFSFIATTSSIVWEGCTPVFVDIDAKSLCIDPKKIEDAITEKTSAILATHVYGNPCDVEAIEAIAKKHNLKVIYDAAHAFGVEVNGKSIFEYGDISTCSLHATKLYHSVEGGLLITKDPELLKKLAYIRNFGISGFDSFSELGLNGKNSEFHAAMGLVNLKYISQIHEKRKALAELYDEKLKNLHAVKPLWHLKANNNHAYYPVVLESEELLLKLKNEMDKQEIFTRRYFYPSLASALPYLPKLELSVTEDIAKRVLCLPFYYDLTFEEVEYIARLMLRIQNN; the protein is encoded by the coding sequence ATGATTCCCGTAACACAACCCTTTCTTCCACCTCAGGAAGAATATGAAAAATACATAGATGGCATCTGGAAGAGAAACTGGCTCACCAATATGGGACCACTAGCCAGTCAGCTTGAAATGGAACTTAAAGATCATTTAAAGCTTAATCATCTGCTGTTTGTAACCAACGGAACCGTTGCCATTCAGATGGCAATAAAAGCATTGGGAATTTCAGGTGAAGTAATTACTACTCCATTTTCTTTTATTGCAACCACCAGCTCAATTGTCTGGGAAGGATGCACCCCTGTTTTTGTTGATATCGATGCTAAAAGCTTATGTATAGATCCTAAAAAAATTGAAGATGCTATCACGGAAAAAACCAGCGCAATTCTCGCAACCCATGTTTATGGAAACCCGTGTGACGTAGAAGCAATAGAAGCAATTGCAAAAAAACATAATTTAAAAGTAATTTATGATGCAGCACATGCTTTTGGAGTGGAAGTGAACGGAAAATCCATTTTTGAATATGGTGATATTTCGACCTGCTCGCTGCATGCAACAAAACTTTATCATAGTGTTGAAGGAGGTTTATTGATAACAAAAGATCCTGAGTTGCTAAAAAAACTGGCCTATATCAGAAACTTTGGAATTTCAGGCTTTGATTCATTCTCGGAATTGGGCCTTAATGGTAAAAATTCAGAATTTCATGCCGCAATGGGACTTGTTAATCTAAAATACATTTCTCAGATACATGAAAAAAGAAAAGCACTCGCAGAACTCTATGATGAAAAACTTAAAAATTTACACGCTGTAAAGCCCCTCTGGCATTTAAAAGCTAACAATAATCATGCTTACTATCCTGTTGTTTTGGAAAGTGAAGAATTATTACTGAAATTAAAAAATGAGATGGATAAACAGGAAATTTTTACAAGAAGATATTTTTATCCAAGTTTAGCTTCCGCATTGCCGTATTTGCCAAAACTGGAACTTTCTGTTACTGAAGATATTGCCAAACGAGTGTTATGTCTTCCGTTTTATTATGATCTCACTTTTGAAGAGGTTGAATATATTGCAAGATTAATGTTAAGAATACAAAATAATTAG
- a CDS encoding WbqC family protein: MKVAIMQPYFLPYLGYISLIKHSDLFILFDPVQFIKHGWIERNRILKQNEGWLYVQVPLVKSPRETLIKDCFIDNSQNWKNKILSQLEIYKKKAPYYYKTLKVIHQIFDEDYNDIVSLNKNSLEKICEYLGFYKDLPVFSRMNLEIEKPTAPDEWALNICKKLPVNGNLHYINPIGGMDFFDRDKYKANNIDISFQKMELPHYDQKRESFESGLSIIDLMMFNSPEEINDMLDQFELI, from the coding sequence ATGAAAGTAGCAATAATGCAGCCCTATTTTTTACCATATCTTGGCTATATAAGTCTTATTAAGCATTCTGATCTTTTCATTCTTTTTGATCCTGTTCAATTTATAAAACATGGCTGGATAGAGAGAAATAGAATCTTGAAACAAAATGAAGGTTGGTTATATGTACAAGTACCTTTAGTAAAAAGTCCCCGGGAAACTCTTATAAAAGATTGTTTTATTGATAATTCGCAAAACTGGAAAAACAAAATTTTATCTCAGTTGGAAATTTACAAGAAAAAAGCTCCTTATTATTACAAAACACTTAAGGTAATACATCAAATATTTGATGAAGATTACAATGATATTGTCAGCCTAAATAAAAATTCATTAGAAAAAATATGTGAATATTTAGGTTTCTACAAAGATCTTCCTGTATTTTCCAGGATGAATCTTGAAATTGAAAAACCTACTGCACCTGATGAATGGGCTTTAAATATCTGTAAAAAACTTCCGGTAAATGGTAATTTACACTATATAAATCCTATTGGTGGAATGGATTTTTTTGATAGAGATAAATATAAAGCTAATAATATAGATATTTCTTTTCAAAAAATGGAACTTCCTCATTATGATCAAAAAAGAGAGTCTTTTGAAAGTGGCTTATCTATAATTGATCTTATGATGTTTAATTCTCCGGAGGAAATAAATGATATGTTGGACCAGTTTGAATTAATTTAA
- a CDS encoding ABC transporter ATP-binding protein, with translation MEKDREVLVSVQNVSKKFSKNLKSSLKYGASDIIRSTLGLSIKKELRPQEFWAVHDVSFELRRGECIGLIGHNGAGKSTLLKVLNGLYTPDKGQIVMKGKIGALIELGAGFNPILTGRENIYNNASILGFTKKEVEKKLNSIIDFSEIREFIDTPVQNYSSGMKVRLGFAVAAHLEPDILIIDEVLAVGDLGFILKCFSKIDELLPHTAVIFVSHSMPMVSRICNEIILMDHGKVEYQGKEIGKGIQLYYSKFSNNSENKVYDNGILELISLQTDLVNNEIHRHQDFNLTFEFKINKPVDELPTLYLEFKDKEQKPIAGISVQEYREDINQSAKIVYKTTVKNPLFTLGKYIMDVGLYNPATESPYLRINNILEFTVGGEKEQWIPFELDSENIITLH, from the coding sequence ATGGAAAAAGATAGAGAGGTATTAGTTTCAGTACAGAATGTATCTAAAAAATTCAGCAAAAATCTGAAAAGCTCTCTGAAATATGGAGCTTCAGATATTATCCGTAGTACACTGGGATTATCAATAAAGAAAGAATTACGGCCTCAGGAATTTTGGGCTGTGCATGATGTAAGCTTTGAGCTGAGAAGAGGAGAATGTATTGGCTTGATTGGTCATAATGGTGCAGGGAAGTCTACTCTTTTAAAAGTCCTGAACGGATTATACACTCCTGATAAAGGGCAAATTGTAATGAAAGGAAAAATAGGTGCCCTGATAGAATTAGGCGCCGGTTTTAATCCTATCCTTACAGGTAGGGAAAATATTTATAATAATGCGTCCATTTTAGGATTTACTAAAAAAGAAGTTGAAAAGAAATTAAATTCTATAATAGATTTTTCCGAGATCAGAGAATTTATAGATACTCCTGTACAAAATTATTCTTCAGGGATGAAAGTTCGTTTGGGATTTGCTGTTGCAGCTCATCTTGAACCGGATATATTAATTATTGACGAAGTATTAGCCGTTGGAGATCTGGGCTTTATTTTAAAGTGCTTCAGTAAAATTGATGAATTGCTTCCTCATACTGCGGTTATCTTTGTTTCTCACAGTATGCCAATGGTATCACGAATATGTAATGAAATAATTTTAATGGATCATGGCAAAGTTGAATATCAGGGAAAAGAAATAGGAAAAGGCATACAACTTTATTACAGCAAGTTTTCAAATAATAGCGAAAATAAAGTATATGATAATGGTATATTAGAATTGATATCCTTACAAACTGATCTGGTGAACAATGAAATACACCGTCATCAGGACTTTAATCTTACTTTTGAATTCAAAATTAATAAACCTGTTGATGAATTACCTACTCTATATCTTGAATTTAAAGATAAGGAGCAAAAGCCAATTGCCGGAATTTCTGTTCAGGAATACAGAGAGGATATAAACCAATCTGCAAAAATTGTTTATAAAACAACTGTAAAAAATCCTCTTTTCACTTTAGGAAAGTATATTATGGATGTAGGATTATATAACCCTGCCACAGAATCCCCTTATCTTCGAATCAATAACATTCTGGAGTTTACAGTAGGTGGAGAAAAAGAACAATGGATACCATTTGAGCTTGATAGCGAAAATATCATAACTTTACACTAA
- a CDS encoding ABC transporter permease, whose amino-acid sequence MKTVVYTSDKKTHFFQELKSIFRDIKSSNFLAYQMTKRDIQSQHRQSLLGFFWILAPVIINSLIWLFLNGSGVVNVNIPGGIPYPVFVILGTTIWNIFAEAVQSPINSVNSGKAIISKINFPKEALLMKGIYTTLFNMLIKMIPAVAILIIYQVTPSASLLLFPFYIVALIIFAFAIGLIITPLGLIYTDISKVLITGIPLLMYMTPVVYAVPRSGIFKVLFNLNPLTYIINDTRNTLVGLETQSLMFTMILTAVSFIVLLIGLVIFRKSMPIVIEKIAG is encoded by the coding sequence TTGAAAACCGTAGTATACACATCTGATAAAAAAACACATTTCTTCCAAGAACTCAAATCAATTTTTCGGGATATAAAATCATCTAATTTTCTGGCCTATCAAATGACAAAAAGAGATATACAATCTCAACACAGACAGTCTTTATTAGGTTTCTTTTGGATATTAGCACCCGTAATTATAAATTCTTTAATCTGGTTATTTTTGAATGGTTCTGGAGTCGTAAATGTAAATATACCGGGAGGAATACCTTATCCTGTTTTCGTTATTTTAGGTACCACAATCTGGAATATTTTTGCAGAAGCAGTACAAAGTCCTATAAATTCGGTAAACTCCGGAAAAGCAATCATATCCAAAATCAATTTCCCAAAAGAAGCATTACTGATGAAAGGGATATACACCACTCTCTTTAATATGCTAATAAAGATGATTCCTGCCGTTGCTATTTTGATAATTTATCAGGTTACGCCATCAGCGAGTCTGCTCCTTTTTCCATTTTATATTGTGGCCTTAATCATTTTTGCTTTTGCGATAGGATTAATTATTACTCCACTGGGATTAATTTATACAGATATAAGCAAAGTTCTCATTACAGGTATTCCTTTATTAATGTATATGACGCCTGTTGTTTATGCTGTACCGAGATCAGGAATTTTTAAGGTTTTATTCAATTTAAATCCTTTAACTTATATAATTAACGACACCCGAAATACACTGGTAGGATTGGAAACTCAGTCATTAATGTTTACAATGATATTAACGGCTGTTAGCTTTATTGTTTTATTGATAGGCTTGGTTATTTTTCGAAAGTCAATGCCAATAGTTATTGAAAAAATCGCAGGATAA
- the rfbB gene encoding dTDP-glucose 4,6-dehydratase — protein MKNIIITGGAGFIGSHVVREFVKNNPDTTIINLDALTYAGNLENLKDIENEPNYVFEKADITKPEELRRIFEKYKPDAVVHLAAESHVDRSITDPMAFINTNVNGTANLLNLCKEFWTLNPDHTHGRFPDEKRTNLFYHVSTDEVYGSLGETGFFLETTPYDPQSPYSASKAASDHLVRAYGNTYGMPFIVSNCSNNYGPNHFPEKLIPLCISNIINEKPLPIYGDGKYTRDWLFVIDHARAIHQIFKEAKTGETYNIGGFNEWQNIDLVKELIKQMDAKLERPEGYSEKLITFVKDRPGHDKRYAIDATKLNKDLGWKPSVTFEEGLGKTIDWYLENKEWLEHVTSGDYQKYYETQYN, from the coding sequence ATGAAAAACATTATCATTACAGGAGGTGCCGGATTCATCGGCTCCCATGTTGTAAGAGAATTTGTAAAAAACAATCCGGACACTACAATCATCAACCTTGATGCCCTCACCTACGCCGGAAATCTGGAAAACTTAAAGGACATAGAAAATGAACCTAATTATGTTTTCGAAAAAGCAGACATCACAAAACCTGAGGAGCTTAGACGTATTTTCGAAAAATACAAGCCGGATGCTGTTGTGCATTTAGCTGCAGAAAGTCATGTTGACAGAAGTATTACTGATCCGATGGCATTTATCAATACCAATGTAAACGGAACAGCAAATCTTCTGAACCTGTGTAAAGAGTTCTGGACATTAAATCCTGATCACACTCACGGCAGATTCCCGGATGAAAAAAGAACAAATCTTTTTTATCATGTTTCAACGGATGAAGTCTATGGAAGCTTAGGTGAAACAGGATTCTTTCTGGAAACAACACCATATGATCCCCAATCTCCATATTCTGCTTCAAAAGCTGCTTCTGACCATTTGGTAAGAGCTTATGGAAATACATATGGAATGCCATTCATCGTATCCAACTGTTCCAATAACTATGGACCTAATCATTTCCCGGAAAAACTGATTCCGCTTTGTATTTCGAATATCATCAATGAAAAACCTCTTCCAATTTATGGCGACGGAAAGTATACCAGAGACTGGTTATTTGTAATTGACCATGCAAGAGCAATTCATCAGATCTTTAAAGAAGCAAAAACCGGAGAAACTTATAATATCGGGGGCTTTAATGAGTGGCAGAATATTGATCTTGTAAAAGAACTGATCAAACAAATGGACGCTAAACTGGAAAGACCGGAAGGCTATTCTGAAAAACTGATTACTTTTGTAAAAGACAGACCGGGGCATGATAAACGTTACGCCATTGATGCAACAAAATTGAATAAAGATCTGGGATGGAAACCATCCGTGACTTTTGAAGAAGGACTGGGAAAAACCATTGACTGGTATCTTGAAAATAAGGAATGGCTGGAGCATGTAACAAGCGGAGATTATCAGAAATACTACGAGACTCAATATAATTAA
- the rfbA gene encoding glucose-1-phosphate thymidylyltransferase RfbA translates to MKGIILAGGSGTRLYPLTIAVSKQLMPVYDKPMIYYPLSTLLLAGIKDILIITTPHDQEGFIKLLGDGSQIGCNIEYVVQPSPDGLAQAFILGDQFIGSDSAALVLGDNIFYGSEMGTLLKNKTNPDGGVVFAYHVADPERYGVVEFDKDLKAVSIEEKPLSPKSNYAVPGLYFYDNNVVEIAKNIKPSARGELEITDINNVYLKNGKLEVAVLDRGTAWLDTGTFDSLHDASEFVSVIEKRQGFKIGCIEEIAFRNKFINEEKLLETAIKYGKSGYGKYLKQLVIK, encoded by the coding sequence ATGAAAGGAATAATATTAGCCGGAGGATCCGGAACAAGACTTTACCCTCTAACGATTGCAGTAAGCAAGCAGCTGATGCCTGTTTATGACAAACCTATGATCTATTATCCGCTTTCCACATTACTTTTGGCGGGAATCAAGGATATTCTGATCATCACTACCCCGCATGACCAGGAAGGTTTCATTAAACTTCTGGGCGATGGTTCTCAAATCGGGTGCAATATAGAATACGTTGTACAGCCAAGCCCTGATGGTTTGGCACAGGCTTTTATTTTGGGCGACCAGTTTATCGGCAGTGATTCTGCTGCATTAGTGCTGGGTGATAATATTTTTTACGGTTCTGAAATGGGAACTTTGCTGAAAAATAAAACCAACCCGGACGGAGGTGTTGTTTTTGCCTATCACGTGGCTGATCCTGAAAGATATGGTGTTGTAGAATTTGACAAAGATCTGAAAGCGGTTTCTATTGAAGAAAAACCTTTAAGCCCTAAATCAAATTACGCTGTACCCGGACTTTACTTTTATGATAACAATGTAGTCGAAATTGCCAAAAACATCAAACCTTCTGCAAGAGGCGAACTGGAAATTACCGATATTAACAATGTTTATTTGAAGAATGGAAAACTTGAGGTGGCTGTTCTTGACAGAGGTACCGCATGGCTGGATACAGGAACTTTTGACTCTCTTCATGATGCTTCAGAATTTGTAAGCGTTATTGAAAAAAGACAAGGATTTAAAATAGGCTGTATCGAAGAAATTGCATTCAGAAATAAATTCATTAATGAAGAAAAACTGCTTGAAACGGCTATCAAATATGGTAAAAGCGGATACGGTAAATACTTGAAACAGCTGGTAATAAAATAA